AGCACTTTCAGGGTTATCTACTCTGAAAGTATTAACTGCAAGAATTCTTGGAAGAAAGCTTTTCAGAGTTGATCTCATCTCGTTTCTCTCATCTCTCATCTCTCATCTCTCATTCGCAAACAGGATGTTTGCGTTACTCATACTTCAACGCATCCACAGGATTTGCAATTGCAGCTTTATAAGCCTGGAAGATCACTGTGATCAAGGCGATCGAAACTGCCGAAATTCCTGAAATCAAAAAAATCAAAAAACTTATATTTACGTGATAAGCAAAATTCTGCAGCCAGTTTGTCAGGAAGAAATATGCCGGAATCCAGGCGATTAATGTAGCAATGATAACTAAAATTACAAATTCTCTGGAAAGGTAACCCAATATTTTAAAGATTGATGCGCCCAGGATTTTGCGGATTGCAATCTCTTTGGTGCGCTGTTCTGCCACAAATGATGCCAATCCAAATAAACCAAGGCAGGCGATGGTAATGGCCAGAAAAGTAAAATAGGAAATGATCTTACCCATATTCATTTCTGCTTTGTAAAGATTATCGTAGCTTTCATCCAGAAATTTCAGTTCAAAAGGAATTTCTAGAATATTTTCTTCCCAGGCATTTTTGATTTGCTGAATGCTCTTCTTAATGTTATCTGAATTCAATCTTACACAGAGATGCATATCATAAAGCGGAAAATAATGCATCACCAGCGGTTCAACTTCGGAATGCAGAGAGGCATAATGAAAATCTTTTACGATGCCGATGATCTTTCCTTCCTTGGGAACTTCCAGGTTGTATTCATAAAAGAAATCTTGTCCGACAGGATTTTCCAGATTCAGTGCTTTCACAGCTGCTTCATTCAGAATGAAAGCATGATCACGATCTGTGGTGTATTCTTGATCGAATCCTCTTCCCTCAATAATTGATAATCCCAGAGTTTCCTCGATATCTTCGTCTGCGCCCCAAACCCGCAAAGCCAGATGTCCTTCTTCACTCATGATGTAATTATTTTGTTTTCCTGCCATACTTGGCA
The sequence above is a segment of the Candidatus Cloacimonadota bacterium genome. Coding sequences within it:
- a CDS encoding ABC transporter permease, which gives rise to ITVYKQLIYIQNKSLGFDKEQVIVLPRPRGKEDVFKAELYKLPDVVAASVTSTIPGERVPYLTTRMPSMAGKQNNYIMSEEGHLALRVWGADEDIEETLGLSIIEGRGFDQEYTTDRDHAFILNEAAVKALNLENPVGQDFFYEYNLEVPKEGKIIGIVKDFHYASLHSEVEPLVMHYFPLYDMHLCVRLNSDNIKKSIQQIKNAWEENILEIPFELKFLDESYDNLYKAEMNMGKIISYFTFLAITIACLGLFGLASFVAEQRTKEIAIRKILGASIFKILGYLSREFVILVIIATLIAWIPAYFFLTNWLQNFAYHVNISFLIFLISGISAVSIALITVIFQAYKAAIANPVDALKYE